aattgagtttgaattgagacatgcacgtgtatgtaaattataaacgggttcggtcattgatttacatgttttaaTAATAAGGCAAAAATTCTATaacctgattactttaaaacaaaatcttattttatgtctatcaaaataattaaatttttatttttattttttataaaataatatctgtacattttatttgtatagggaagaaaaatagatttttcatatctaaaaactttatttgtttcagtttcgtcaataataataataataatagataaattatgaaattagtaatgcataaatgaagaatttagataaagaacaatagaggatatgatgttaaaatacattacaaatctttaattatgtattaaatttataataatctcaatcgagtgaagaattcatataaatcacctcatttcacattgattttttttataaggtttcactaaaataaaacttatacaagaagaagctcttgcactccaaattaaaaatctatatttaattggcggaattattgagactaatacaatttgaatatCTCCAAGCGAGATGATTCCTGGAACCCAATTAaatgatgatactcacaagttaaatttgttctttcaaactctaaacgagatgattcttggaacccaattataatatttgaagttaataatgcataaaagtttgtcaagattttttcaagtttcatacaaaatgatgtttacaagttagttatgatattaGATGCTTACAAGTTCCATATTCGACGGGCGAAAATATGGAGTATATGTTTAGAAGTAGTTATGATCCTACAAGCTTaagatgataatgatctttaaagctGCACACGAGATAATTTTTGTAACTTAGTTGTGGTCATTaaaagttcaaatgagatgatactcacaagctaaatttgttatttcaaaccccaaacgagatgattctcggaacccaattataatatttgaagctaataatgcataaaattttgggcaagattttttcaagttccatacaaaatgatgtttacaagttagttatgatgttggaagctccaaatcatataatctcacaagtcaactttgaGTTTTGAAGCTTCAAATAGTggtgttaaaaaaattgacgcataaaaactcattttttgtattttaaagtctacacgagatgatgctcaaacgTTTAGTGTTCAAACATTAGATATCGTCTTTCAGGCGATAGATGATAATATGATCCTACATagtttagacgagatgatgctcagatgaaaaTCTTCAATCTTATATCGACCTTTTCCAAAacattatcaaataaaaatttatataaaaataatatttattattctaataaaaaattaacacttaattaaaaaatatggttcaaattaatataatttcaattatattacctcaaattaaaaaaaacaaatttatatataaataattgcttatataaaaaaatattatataatttaaataataatataaaataattacccgtcgaatttcgacgggttatacactagttgtatctaaaaaaattatacacccTAATAATGGAGGAATCAGCCATAACAACCAATTATTAACTAAGAGATGGAAAAAACTGATAGTAAAACTCATGTAGGGCACCAAAAAGTGGAATAAAGGATCTCAAGTTCGTAAAATGGTCAAATTATGAGTTTCTTTTTTTGTGTTAATTTATGTGCAAAATCCCCTATCATCAAactaaataattgaaaattgtgttgtaaaatttgaaaaatataggATATTAGGAGTGTTGATACCTGTGGTCATTGGCGTATCCTCTTGTAGTGGAGATGGGAGTGTAATTAGGTATAGGTACTCGATCAGTTTCAATGTTGCTGATGTCTTTCTCTAAGGCCTCATAGTAGCTCCTCACTTCCTCCACCGTTTTCCCACATGCTCTTGCAATGTTATGCCACCGCTGGGGTGTATCCTTGTCGTACGTCACCAATGCCTCCTCAAATTGCTTGTTCTGCTTAGCCGTccacgacgacgacgacgacccTCGTGCCATCGAGCTCGATGccatcaaaatttatatatgagTGTGATGTGTTGCTGTGAAATATTTCATGCCACAAAAACACCTTAAATACACACAAAAGCAGATGCTGTCAAGCAAGTTGACGAATATTTATAGAAacttatttcttttttggggAAAGGAATTCAGGATATGTGATTCTCTTGTTCAaagataaaagaagaaaaaacttAAAGGAGAGAAGCTTTTAGATGAATTCATGAAAAGTCGTTTTCTTGTCTTTTGCAATATCAAGTGGAATTCTAAGTAGATAAATAGTGGGATTAGATCCCCCCTCATCAATCCCCTACCTACTTGTTATTAAGATAGATGCGCCAATACCGTAAAATCATATTCCTCAACTTTTGGTGGGATTGCAAGCGTAGGGCGTTTAGTAAGGGAGTATTTGCCAAATTATTATAGAGAATTTATAAGCTCTAATAATTTATAAGATATTGCAAAAGTTTATAAGATAAAATGTcttaataacttataaattgtcaaagcCCTACCCCCGATAAAATATGTTGTCAATTAGAGATCTATCAAAAGTAATCAAAAAGTTTATGTTGTGAAATAGAGATCTATCAAAAGTAATTAAAGAGTTTCTAAACTCTTTTTAGACTAATAGAaactttaaaagaaaaaaatcaccAAATATTTTGGTAGATATTATAACCAACTAATAATGATTATTAGATAAAAACATGTGTTGCCAAGgtcttagagggtgtttggctaagcttataagctcgttaaaacaacttataagctcattcaaagtgtttggcaaaataagctcataaTATAAAGAGCTTttaagctgtaaaaataagctctaagagctcATAAGCTCTTCAAAAAGTAAATTCCTCtaaccccaacttatttttctcattttcttataagtaacactcattttacaaaaataattcaactatgattttttattttcatcatatataattttaatttcaactctctaacaaagattttctctctctagcttataagctcaattatccgaACAcattaacaacttataagctcttaaaaaactacatcttatgtccccaaggggacaccaagcgatGCGAACTCCTGTCTACGAACAGTCGAGGTCCAGGATTCAAACCCCACCGCTCTCCCTCCCCCTttcccaagtaaaaaaaaaaagaaactacatcttataagttcttgaaaCACCTTAAAAACTCCAAGAGCTTATATAAGCTtcgccaaacaccctcttagtcaTTGATTTGATACGTCTCTAACTATAAAATGAATTCATCTTCATTTTAACGCTACTATATTTATCAAAGCTAATTTATATAGTATACAGAACTCATGAATTTTACTTCCTATTTTAACACTACTACAAGAAATTTgcaaataaaaaacataatatatacgaCATGTTTCGAAAACGGTTGTCTAAACGCTAATAGACAATGGTTTTCAACGCGTAGCTGTTGTTTATTCCAATTTTCCTCCACCAATTTTGCAACCTTTTCTTCGTGTTTCCGGCGAACTCATCTATAACCCACCGCCTTTTTTTCCGATTTCTCTCGAACTCCGCCATAAACCACCTCAATAGCCTTCATATATATCGATCACCCAATTTTCTATCAAAATTTCATTATCAACCGTACCATAACCACAATATATCTTCGAATCATTATGTGAGAACTCGTCGGTGGTTGTCGCCGCCACTGACGCTGCGCATCAGCCACCATCGTCTATCGCCACGCCGCGGCGCATCGCGCAACTcaggaagagaagaaggaggtggaagaagaagaagaagaagaaatcatGTGAAGGAAGGAAACAAAATCAGCTAACCATATTACGCTTACTATAAGATTCTTAAGttaaaaggattaaaaaaaaatagtgaatatTAACCCTATGATCAAGGAGATGGATGGATGATAAAAGAAATTTAGTGCCTAAATTTACTACAAATCAATGTTTTCCATAAAACtaggggtgtgcagcgggtcggacccggaccgacccacCGGGTTTGTTGGaccgaaaattttaaaatgaaggaccgacccggaccgaaaaaTGTGTGCGGGCCGACCCGGATCCGGACCGAACCCGAGCaacgggtccggttcggtccgggtccgacccgtCGAGgccgaaattattttttttcctgttttcgcacttaattttcatacataaaacataataaatacgaTACAAACACATATCAATATCATAGTTTCACCATTCGCAATCCACAATCACAacaaaaaacataaatcaaaatcaTTCCTCCTTTAGATTTtagaaatttttgaaatttaatattattaatattattatagatattaaatatatataataaataattaatttttaatgatatgggTCGGTCCGGGTTCGGCGGGTTCGACCGGGTctcgacccggaccgacccgaaaAAAAATCGGTCCTAAGAATTAGACCCGACCCGGACCATACATATACAATGGGTCGGTCCGGGAGGGTTCGGCGGGTCCGGTTCgggtttgctcacccctacataAAACATACAAATTTCGAACAAACTTATAAACATAAGTTACAAATTCATGTGTCATCACGAATGTTACTAACAAAGTAAACAACAAACAACGAAAAATAAAAGATGACACCAAAAATGGTTTGTGCAGATTTATCAACATTGATAAATCTGCGGTTGTCGTAATGACGGTAAATAACTATGATGAAATCATTACAAATTACAACATAGCCAAGCTATATATTCTAACCTTATATATCCTCGAATCTATCGTAGGCGAATACACATATACAAAATATAATGAAATCATTACAAATTACAACATAGTCAAGCTACTATATTCTAACCTTATAGACTAATTTACAATCATAATAAAGGAGAACAACTGTATATACGTAAATCTGCCTAAAATATTCTCATAACAAAACATGATTACTCtaataataatcaaaataaGACTACTTACACTTGTGTTGTTCAAATCACACATATTCCACAATATGTCTAAACTCACAACACCTATTTGCTAACACAAGCAGGCAAAATGATGAATTTGAAGGAGCTCTTGAATTTGCAGCAAGGGTTCTGGATCTCTAAATGCATAACCTCGTAAATGAGGTCTTCTCTGGTATATTTAGGCGTTCCACTGATCGTGGACTTCATGGAGCATATCAATTGCATGAATTGAGATAACTTCCTTTGGTAGTTATCTCCATGATCTCCATAACTGCCACTGCCCACTCCTTTGAAAACTGTTCATCCCCTTTATTGTATGACCTGAAGAAACTATATAGAAAGATACAAATATAATAGGAAGCTAGATAAAACTGATTAAATAAATCGTAGGGTTAAAAAATTCGTATGGTTAAAATAAATAACGGTTTTCATGTTTCTTAGTTAACCATGAACTAACAAACAACCACATCTGTTGGTAACACACCAACGAACACGTGTTCACAACATGTTGGAACACACCAACTAACACGCATATAATTGAAAACCTTAACATACGAGATTGAGAGATTAACATTAGTgctatgtgtgtttttaaatTACCGAAGATGAAtttgttgttaaaattgaacagGATCCCAAAGTTGAtgtataaaaatgaatttttgaaaattcgtgttaaaaatgaatttagacgcatttaaatatcatcttttaattaaatatgataGAACATGCAATGCTACATGAAAATTGATTCCCGCTTAATTTTGAAAACGAAAAAACTATATAAACTAAATTTCTGTGCTGTCCAATTCCACCACTTCATCTGAAATCTTGTAGAGAAATAGTAAAGTTATTGTAGTAGATCTGAAAAGCAACTTAATTTGTTAACcccaaatttaatttgaaagcACTAGTAAACTATACAATTAATTTGCTCTAAATGCATGCATATTCAATTAATAtagtaattataaattaatgcattcaatatgcacaatttaaattaaaatgagtAAACGCGTGGCGTTGATAGACGACACGAGAAATACTACAAGTTAATATATagagtagtgctatttggacaaaatttgtccggacaaaaataaggttaatttttttaaaatcaatttatttataaattttgattcaagtttgaaaggatttaattagttttattgttttttctatattgtaattttttcataattttttaacattctttttttattttttgttattttatttgtagtttgtgtactttaaaaataataataattaaaaaggttattaaaaaattacaaaaaattacaatataaaatataaagaaaacaataaaactaactaaatcctattttattttgaatcaaaacttttaaataaatttattttataaaatatttaattatattttgtccggacaaattttgtccaaatagcattattgtaatatatatatcGATGTAATTAATTAACCTAAATTAATCAAGACGTAGTAATTAGTAAAAGTTAAAGAGTTGAAGACAACGATGCAATATTGGGTCATATCTTAATCCGTGGTCCAATGGCGATGAGGACCGACCATAAGTTCCGAAAGGATCTCAGAATTTTTGAGAATAAATTCAAGTAGGTGAATCAGCATCAGAAATTAGAGATTAAATGTTCCAAAAGATAAGGGAGACACGACTATGACGTGTACTTGTATATGCTAGAATTTTGTATTCGTTTTGCGATAAGATGAGAAGGAAGAATTATTGTTAACCTTTTAATCTTGAAGATTTATAGTGGCTGATTTTAATTGATGAATACTGTATTTAAGTTTGAATTGTAGGAGgtatgaaaattttcattttttttaaatgtaattaatacatttcactatgaatttcaataattttataCGTCATATACATGAACTAAGTTCGGGGGCGGAACTTGTagtatttaagacatttttttttactaaaacacgagcataatagtaataataacgagCAATATTCTCATAgtttatatagtttcaatatattacaaattagtttcaatacattaaattttttttgaacattTAATTTCGTatattttatgcattttttattaaaagacaagcataattaaaaaaaataaaaaaaattgggcatttcatacattttctgttaaaagacaagcataataattatagtaataataataataacaatattttcatagattatatagttttaaataacacgattatcCTTAAGTTAAGTATTTATGAGTTaatataacaagcaaatcaaCTTTTGTATAACAAAgttcttttataataggtatagacatatacctatatatatctttaaaaataattttctttttaaaaaaaattgggaccGCCCCCTCGCTTCGTCCctggtcatatatatatatatatatatatatatatatatatatagagagagagagagagagagagagagagagagatagaggttcaattgagaaaaatagtaaatgtttgTAGAGTTGAAAAATACCTAGCCATTTATTTGATGTTATCTAACAGCCAACAGACCGACCATATCATATCTTAATCAAACCAGCATAATTTTAGAAGATACGTTTATGGTATATACGTTTATAGAAGCTATGTTAGGAATTCATAAGCAATTATTCTTCTGTATTACGTTCTTTGCGTTTCTGAATAAGTCCATTAAAAGTAGAGAATATGCACTCATATAgccatattgagcaatgaaactcaattttTGGCCACCCATctgaaaaacacaaattatggctaTTTTTTACTATTTCGGTCCAAAATATCCTTGCCCGCGTCCCTTCTCTCCCTCGCTCACTGCCCGCGGCCgtgccttctctctctctcgctcacgCCTCGTTGCTTCGCGGCCGCGCCTCTATCCGCAGCCACGCCCTTTTCAGCTTTTCCGGCGCCCTTTCTCTTGGCACAAATGAGCATAATAGTGTCATgtgtacctaatgaatgacacaattggcACAAATTTATCCATTTGTACCAACTGTACCATCATTCAATCTTTAGTCACATTTGGCACAAATGGGCAtaatagtgccaagtgtacataatgaatgacacaattgacaCGAATTTAATTACCCATTTATACCAACTGCCACGTCGCCGCCTTCTTCCTCGCCCGCTCTCGCTCACGCCGTGTTGCCCCGCGGTCGCGCCCTCTTGGCATAAATGTGTAtaatagtgccaagtgtacctaatgaatgacacaattggcACGAATTTATCCATTTATACCAATTATACCATCATTCAATCTTCAATCACATTTGGCACAAAAAGGCATAATAATGCCAAGTGTACCTAACCTGCGCGCAAATCCGAATCTGGTCCGtgctaattaagggcaaaacagtccttGTTGGGTCCCCTGAGGGTTGAAAGGACGGGTGTAAGGGGGAAAGGGGGGGGAGGGGAATAtacctgtaggctatttttgaatcAATGTTACTTAAAACAAACACCTTTGTACTGAAAGACAGTTTTACTGATTTGAAAATGCGAGCATCAGTTAACAagaggtggcgactgatactgaaacagAGGTTCAGTGGGTGACTTCAGTTAATCGAGCTGGTCAATTAACTTCATTCCAATTAAGGCTTTAGTCGTAAGTAAAATAGAGTAGAGTTACTTATTTaactgactatcgaaagattgATCAGTTAAACCTATAACTCTAGTAGCGGATTATTAAACTTTAGTGAAATagcctt
This is a stretch of genomic DNA from Salvia miltiorrhiza cultivar Shanhuang (shh) unplaced genomic scaffold, IMPLAD_Smil_shh fragScaff_scaffold_61, whole genome shotgun sequence. It encodes these proteins:
- the LOC131003040 gene encoding protein RADIALIS-like 3 encodes the protein MASSSMARGSSSSSWTAKQNKQFEEALVTYDKDTPQRWHNIARACGKTVEEVRSYYEALEKDISNIETDRVPIPNYTPISTTRGYANDHRLVMKNLKLQ